The Euphorbia lathyris chromosome 3, ddEupLath1.1, whole genome shotgun sequence genome contains a region encoding:
- the LOC136224886 gene encoding cation/H(+) antiporter 1-like, whose product MDAARRAMCTDDLLNPLTSTFIQSCAMLLFSHIFHVVLKPLGQPGPIAQILAGFTLGPSILSRIKQVGDLFNQPDLNDYILLVSFIFRIAIMFLIGLETDVPYMRRNLRRASIIAMGGVAAGVIFGAAITVFVMRMLTISDSQLTFANLIIIILTSSASPVVIRFVTELKFETAEIGRLAISTTLVNEMSCLIWYDIAMAFSSGKLFGDGILCLMFTGLVTGVNKFLALWYNRRRQNERYLRSTDVLIILSLVIWFSFLIEEFGYNSTVFCFIMGLMYPREGKTTRTLLNKLTYAANNFILPIHFGFIGFRLDVRHLYSLRNAIVVMLVVLISIGAKIIGTLAACHYLKTPLNQGVILAFILNFKGHSELLLVDTLSKPTYDWWDENFHHLVVIVIVLNTVISGSVVSCTLRRDENYFLARHSILEFDDPENELRMMFCVYSSRQISAKFGLILALRGSARAPIKPYLMHLVELPKKRSTTKLMYHELEDRDNFSDEEEYGGNDVTNICEAVDAFSTDNKVPISQKKIVSSFATMYEDICSSAEDSRVSIIILTFHKHQRLDGKMENSSEADRLNNQKILRHASCTVGIYVDRGQTGFQLPTSGHEQHVVAIFFGGPDDREALAWSKRIASHPNINLTVIRFLLATSHDLRRPSTKSTEEILLTMSDYHETENERDNASMEDFYNRYVIPGKAGYVEKFVNNGKETAEVLAEIRQMYALIIVGKGDQGFSPLTTGLSDWEEFPELGNVGDLLASSEFKANGSILVIQQYRLSRNHYHLLHG is encoded by the exons ATGGATGCAGCACGACGAGCTATGTGTACAGATGATCTGCTCAATCCACTTACATCCACCTTCATACAAAGCTGCGCTATGCTTCTCTTCTCCCATATCTTCCATGTCGTTTTGAAGCCGCTGGGACAACCAGGACCAATTGCACAAATCCTG GCAGGATTCACGCTAGGTCCGTCGATTTTGAGCAGAATTAAGCAAGTGGGGGATTTGTTCAATCAGCCTGATTTAAATGATTATATTCTACTTGTCTCTTTCATTTTCCGTATAGCAATTATGTTTTTGATTGGTTTGGAGACGGATGTTCCTTATATGAGGCGAAACCTTCGCCGAGCAAGCATAATTGCAATGGGGGGTGTTGCTGCTGGTGTGATATTTGGAGCAGCTATCACTGTTTTTGTGATGCGTATGTTGACCATATCTGATAGTCAGCTTACTTTTGCAAATCTGATAATTATAATCTTAACTAGCTCAGCCTCGCCTGTAGTGATTCGATTCGTTACAGAGTTGAAGTTTGAGACTGCAGAGATAGGGAGATTGGCAATATCTACTACTCTAGTCAATGAAATGTCTTGCTTGATATGGTATGATATAGCTATGGCTTTCAGCTCAGGTAAATTGTTCGGTGATGGGATTTTATGCCTTATGTTCACTGGGCTAGTCACTGGTGTGAATAAGTTTTTAGCTCTTTGGTATAACAGGAGGAGGCAGAACGAAAGATATCTGCGGAGTACTGATGTGTTAATTATTTTATCCCTGGTTATATGGTTCTCATTTCTCATTGAAGAATTTGGCTACAATAGTACAGTATTTTGTTTCATCATGGGTTTGATGTACCCTAGAGAAGGCAAAACAACTAGAACATTGTTGAATAAACTTACTTATGCAGCTAATAATTTCATACTCCCAATCCATTTTGGCTTCATTGGCTTCCGGTTGGATGTCAGACATCTGTATAGTCTTAGAAATGCCATAGTTGTTATGCTGGTGGTCTTAATTAGCATTGGGGCCAAAATTATTGGAACATTAGCAGCTTGCCATTACCTAAAAACTCCACTGAATCAGGGGGTTATACTTGCTTTCATACTCAACTTCAAAGGCCATAGTGAACTTTTACTTGTTGATACACTTTCTAAGCCAACCTAT GATTGGTGGGATGAAAATTTTCACCACTTGGTTGTAATAGTAATAGTGCTTAACACAGTTATATCAGGATCAGTAGTTTCTTGTACATTAAGAAGAGACGAAAATTACTTCCTCGCGCGACACAGCATACTTGAATTTGATGATCCAGAGAATGAACTAAGGATGATGTTTTGTGTTTATAGCTCCCGTCAGATATCAGCGAAATTTGGGCTAATTCTAGCATTAAGAGGATCTGCAAGAGCCCCAATCAAACCATATTTGATGCACTTAGTTGAGCTACCTAAAAAACGGTCGACAACTAAGTTGATGTACCATGAATTAGAAGATAGAGATAATTTTAGTGATGAGGAAGAATATGGAGGAAATGATGTAACAAATATTTGTGAGGCTGTGGATGCTTTTAGTACAGATAATAAAGTTCCAATCTCTCAGAAGAAAATTGTTTCATCCTTTGCAACCATGTACGAAGATATATGCAGTAGTGCGGAGGATTCACGTGTATCAATTATCATTCTCACATTCCATAAGCACCAGCGTCTTGATGGGAAAATGGAAAATAGCTCGGAAGCTGATAGGCTAAACAACCAGAAGATTCTTCGCCACGCCTCATGTACAGTTGGGATTTATGTGGATAGAGGGCAGACTGGTTTTCAGCTGCCTACTTCTGGACATGAGCAACATGTAGTAGCAATATTTTTTGGAGGTCCTGATGATCGTGAAGCATTAGCATGGAGCAAAAGAATTGCATCTCACCCTAATATTAATTTAACTGTCATCCGATTCCTATTAGCAACATCACACGACTTGCGTAGACCTTCCACCAAGAGCACTGAAGAAATACTTTTGACTATGTCAGACTATCATGAGACGGAAAATGAAAGAGATAATGCCTCAATGGAGGATTTCTACAACAG ATATGTAATCCCAGGAAAAGCTGGATACGTGGAGAAGTTTGTTAACAATGGGAAGGAAACAGCAGAGGTTCTAGCAGAAATTAGACAGATGTATGCACTGATCATAGTAGGGAAGGGTGACCAAGGATTCTCACCTTTGACAACTGGTTTAAGTGATTGGGAGGAATTTCCAGAGCTGGGTAATGTTGGGGATCTTCTGGCTTCTTCAGAATTCAAGGCCAATGGTTCAATTTTGGTCATTCAACAGTATAGACTTTCAAGGAATCATTACCATCTTCTACATGGATAA
- the LOC136223537 gene encoding putative disease resistance protein RGA1 has translation MAEAIPFGLATHIVTELNSSLFQQIGSIYGVEADLHKLENTLSTIKAALLDAEERQHKSHLVQDWIRKLKDAIFDADDLLDLTATRVSQLEPEKKVRQFFFSPNSLPFRYKMAHEIKRIRGRLDRVAEDMAKFNFRDRVIDSQIGIRERGQTHSFVLESEIIGRFRVKEEIIELLMSNNGESCSVIPIVGIGGLGKTTLAQFVYNDEKVVSYFEKRVWICVTEDFDVEIVARKILTSLTNGELSNLDLDMDLLQTRLREHLNDKMFLVVLDDMWNENVERWVRLKNLLVGGAKGSKILVTTRSRKVASIMGVEGSCLLKGLTEEESWTLFKRVAFREGGERVDGSLEAIGKRMVKRCQGVPLAIKSLGSAMQFKADVTDWLAVENSEIWKMSQDSNDVLPVLKLSYDHLPVYLRQCFAYCSIFPKGYCICKDQLIQLWMAQGYVVTSSSGNQNLEEIGDQYFNDLLLRSFFQEVEKDDYGGIVTCKMHDLIHDLAQTVAGSDCSISGTNAENVSKRVRHLSFERSLYYAWEVPRLLQQVKGLRTFLIPVNDRCINESSQAALISNLRRLRVLDMHCLGIEKLPCSIGELKHLRYLDVSNNNLLERLPDSISNLLNLQTLLLSRCERLVELPRGLVKLVNLRHLVINKCSRLAQMPPGLGELTSLRTLTRFIVRNGEGTWSDAAKLNELSSLNLLRGGIWLKNLHCLSADADSEAKEANLKSKMYLQFLGLQWIPSEVDVSTRDESLMEILEPHSNLKHLWVEGCGGIKVSTWISSLTNIVRITIRSCPKCRYLPPLEHLPSLRFLHLHNLPALEYIEYDFNEIFSSSTQTTTVFFPSLEELWLYKLNNFRGWQRREMVSRNNETTEPLTARNEQYIQHLFPCITQLSIQRCSKLTSIPFFSHLESLHVVNSSMMVIAASVFVPFRSSLSPFSTIESLFIDKVEDLECFPEEGLQKLVSLKTLRVKNCPRLTFLSPGINCLNRLTTLEINECSMLDLNNDTGIEWQCFRSLCHLIIDYLPRLVSLPEGLQNATALQELRILNCYNLDALPEWIRNFSSLRELEISDCSSLNSFPEGIHELASLQKMKIVNGPNLSSIFRRNTGSHR, from the coding sequence ATGGCAGAAGCAATTCCATTTGGTCTAGCTACTCACATAGTCACCGAACTGAATTCTTCTCTGTTCCAACAAATTGGGTCTATCTACGGTGTGGAAGCAGACTTACACAAGCTCGAGAACACGCTTTCCACCATTAAAGCTGCTCTTTTAGATGCTGAAGAGAGACAGCATAAGAGCCATTTGGTACAAGATTGGATAAGAAAACTCAAGGATGCCATCTTTGATGCCGATGATTTGTTAGATTTAACTGCAACAAGAGTTTCTCAGCTAGAACCGGAGAAAAAGGTTCGTCAATTTTTCTTTTCCCCAAATTCACTTCCGTTTAGGTATAAAATGGCCCATGAAATCAAGAGGATTAGAGGTAGATTAGATAGGGTTGCAGAAGATATGGCTAAATTCAATTTTAGGGATAGGGTTATAGATTCCCAAATTGGGATTAGGGAAAGAGGGCAAACTCATAGTTTTGTATTGGAATCAGAAATTATTGGTAGATTTAGGGTTAAGGAAGAGATTATAGAACTGTTAATGTCCAACAATGGAGAAAGTTGTTCTGTTATTCCAATTGTTGGGATTGGGGGTTTAGGTAAAACTACTCTTGCTCAGTTTGTTTATAATGATGAGAAAGTGGTCAGTTATTTTGAGAAAAGGGTATGGATTTGTGTTACTGAAGATTTTGACGTCGAAATCGTTGCGAGAAAGATCTTAACTTCATTAACAAATGGTGAATTGAGTAACTTGGATTTGGATATGGATCTACTGCAAACTCGGCTTCGAGAACACTTGAATGATAAGATGTTTCTTGTTGTGTTGGATGATATGTGGAATGAGAACGTCGAGAGATGGGTTCGTTTGAAGAACTTGTTAGTTGGTGGTGCTAAGGGGAGTAAGATTCTTGTGACTACTCGTAGTAGAAAAGTAGCATCGATTATGGGCGTGGAAGGTTCGTGCTTGCTGAAAGGGTTAACCGAGGAAGAATCTTGGACATTGTTTAAGAGAGTTGCTTTTCGGGAAGGGGGAGAGAGAGTTGATGGGAGCTTGGAAGCGATTGGTAAACGGATGGTTAAAAGGTGCCAAGGCGTTCCGTTGGCTATAAAGTCTTTGGGTAGTGCAATGCAGTTTAAAGCAGATGTAACTGATTGGCTTGCTGTGGAAAATAGTGAGATTTGGAAGATGTCTCAGGACTCGAATGATGTTCTTCCGGTGCTGAAGTTGAGCTACGATCACTTGCCTGTTTATCTGCGTCAGTGTTTTGCTTATTGTTCGATATTTCCGAAGGGCTATTGCATCTGTAAAGATCAGTTGATTCAGTTGTGGATGGCGCAAGGTTACGTTGTTACATCTTCAAGTGGTAATCAGAATTTAGAGGAAATCGGGGATCAGTATTTTAACGATTTGTTGTTAAGGTCGTTTTTTCAAGAGGTTGAGAAGGATGATTATGGCGGGATTGTAACTTGCAAAATGCATGATCTTATTCATGATCTCGCACAGACTGTTGCAGGGAGTGATTGCTCGATTTCAGGAACGAATGCTGAAAATGTATCGAAAAGAGTTCGTCACTTGTCATTTGAACGATCTTTATACTACGCGTGGGAAGTTCCAAGGCTATTACAGCAAGTGAAAGGTCTGAGGACATTCCTCATACCTGTTAATGATCGCTGCATTAACGAATCCAGTCAAGCCGCCCTTATTTCAAATCTTAGACGATTGCGTGTGTTGGACATGCATTGTTTAGGTATCGAAAAGTTGCCGTGCTCAATTGGTGAGTTGAAGCACTTGAGGTATCTCGATGTCTCGAACAATAATCTCTTAGAAAGACTTCCGGATTCCATTTCCAATTTGCTTAACTTGCAAACGCTACTTCTCTCACGTTGCGAAAGACTTGTAGAGTTGCCACGGGGCCTTGTAAAACTGGTCAATCTCAGGCATCTTGTAATCAACAAGTGTTCAAGATTAGCACAAATGCCACCTGGACTCGGGGAATTGACTTCTCTTCGAACATTAACAAGATTCATTGTCCGAAATGGTGAAGGGACGTGGTCGGATGCAGCTAAGCTTAATGAACTTAGTAGCTTAAATCTCCTCAGAGGCGGGATATGGCTTAAGAACCTCCATTGCTTGAGTGCTGATGCGGATTCAGAAGCAAAGGAAGCAAACTTGAAAAGCAAGATGTATCTTCAGTTTCTCGGATTACAATGGATTCCGTCAGAGGTTGATGTTTCGACGAGGGACGAGTCACTTATGGAGATCCTTGAACCTCATTCAAATCTGAAACACTTGTGGGTGGAAGGGTGTGGTGGTATAAAAGTCTCAACCTGGATTTCGTCTCTAACGAATATCGTTCGAATTACAATTCGGAGTTGCCCCAAATGCCGGTATCTCCCTCCGTTGGAGCATCTCCCGTCTCTCAGGTTTCTGCATCTTCACAATTTACCAGCCCTGGAATACATAGAATATGATTTTAACGAGATATTTTCTTCGTCGACACAAACAACCACTGTATTCTTCCCGTCCCTGGAGGAGCTCTGGCTCTACAAGTTGAACAATTTCAGGGGATGGCAAAGGAGGGAAATGGTAAGCCGGAACAACGAGACAACTGAGCCGCTAACAGCGCGAAATGAGCAATACATACAGCATCTTTTTCCATGCATTACTCAACTAAGCATTCAAAGGTGTTCTAAACTGACTTCGATTCCGTTCTTTTCGCATCTGGAATCGCTTCATGTTGTTAATTCTAGTATGATGGTGATAGCAGCATCAGTTTTCGTTCCATTTCGTTCCTCTCTCTCGCCTTTTTCAACAATAGAGTCTCTGTTTATTGATAAAGTTGAAGACTTAGAGTGTTTTCCAGAAGAGGGGTTGCAGAAGCTCGTGTCTCTGAAGACATTGCGGGTTAAAAATTGTCCGAGATTAACATTTCTTTCTCCAGGAATCAATTGTCTCAATCGACTTACAACTCTGGAGATAAATGAATGTAGCATGCTTGATCTGAATAATGACACGGGCATCGAATGGCAATGCTTTCGTAGCCTGTGTCATTTGATTATCGATTATCTTCCTCGACTTGTTTCTCTGCCAGAAGGGCTTCAGAATGCTACTGCTCTGCAGGAACTGAGGATTTTGAACTGTTATAATCTAGATGCTTTGCCGGAGTGGATAAGGAACTTCTCATCGCTTCGAGAGCTCGAAATTTCAGATTGCTCAAGTTTGAACTCATTTCCTGAAGGGATTCATGAGCTTGCCTCTTTACAGAAAATGAAGATTGTGAATGGTCCTAATTTGTCAAGCATTTTCAGAAGGAATACCGGCAGTCATCGTTGA